The following coding sequences lie in one Sorex araneus isolate mSorAra2 chromosome 4, mSorAra2.pri, whole genome shotgun sequence genomic window:
- the ATF7IP2 gene encoding activating transcription factor 7-interacting protein 2 isoform X5: MIMLFLKGYENIKSRISNHLPCAEVAVPVKDNDDFVIDLTEDTLSTENSVSGLESFTKAVSSSKESTSPVARNTAQDPESFEHLPPLPEPPPLLPELVDKIRDTLPPQKPELKVKRVLRPRGIALTWNITKINPKCAPVESYHLFLCHENPNDQLIWKKIGEIKALPLPMACTLSRFLASNKYYFTVQSKDIFGRYGPFCDIKSIPGFSENLT, from the exons ATGATAATGCTGTTTCTGAAAG GATATGAAAACATTAAATCCAGAATTTCTAACCATTTACCTTGTGCTGAAGTTGCTGTG CCTGTTAAGGATAACGATGATTTTGTGATTGATCTGACAGAAGATACCCTATCAACAG AAAATTCAGTGTCGGGCCTGGAGTCATTTACAAAAGCTGTGTCAAGTTCAAAAGAGAGCACTAGCCCAGTGGCACGAAATACAGCCCAG GATCCTGAGTCCTTTGAGCACCTCCCGCCTCTCCCGGAACCCCCGCCACTACTGCCTGAACTGGTGGACAAGATCCGAgacaccctcccaccccagaaGCCTGAGCTCAAAGTGAAACGGGTGCTGAGACCCAGGGGCATTGCTCTCACCTGGAACATCACCAAAATCAATCCCAAATGTGCTCCCGTGGAAAGCTACCATCTCTTCCTGTGCCATGAGAACCCTAATGATCAGTTGATTTGGAAGAAAATTGGAGAAATTAAAGCTTTACCACTCCCAATGGCCTGTACTTTATCTCGGTTTTTAGCTTCCAACAAATACTATTTTACTGTCcaatcaaaagatatttttgGGAGATACGGACCGTTTTGTGATATCAAATCTATCCCTGGGTTTTCTGAAAACCTGACCTAG
- the ATF7IP2 gene encoding activating transcription factor 7-interacting protein 2 isoform X4: MLAWSLPLQWIGPAAAQVTNSETMDLDRNQESDNSQGERETSVNNRASEKINLSQDHDNAVSESNDDVLLISVDIPNLTSPLTSNTTGYENIKSRISNHLPCAEVAVPVKDNDDFVIDLTEDTLSTENSVSGLESFTKAVSSSKESTSPVARNTAQDPESFEHLPPLPEPPPLLPELVDKIRDTLPPQKPELKVKRVLRPRGIALTWNITKINPKCAPVESYHLFLCHENPNDQLIWKKIGEIKALPLPMACTLSRFLASNKYYFTVQSKDIFGRYGPFCDIKSIPGFSENLT; this comes from the exons ATGTTGGCCTGGTCACTGCCACTGCAGTGGATTGGGCCCGCTGCTGCCCAG GTTACAAATTCAGAGACTATGGATTTGGATAGGAATCAGGAATCAGATAATAGTCAAGGTGAAAGAGAGACTTCTGTAAACAACAGAGCAAGTGAAAAGATTAATTTGTCACAAGATCATGATAATGCTGTTTCTGAAAG taaTGATGATGTTTTGTTGATTTCTGTGGATATTCCTAATTTGACATCTCCACTTACATCAAATACAACAG GATATGAAAACATTAAATCCAGAATTTCTAACCATTTACCTTGTGCTGAAGTTGCTGTG CCTGTTAAGGATAACGATGATTTTGTGATTGATCTGACAGAAGATACCCTATCAACAG AAAATTCAGTGTCGGGCCTGGAGTCATTTACAAAAGCTGTGTCAAGTTCAAAAGAGAGCACTAGCCCAGTGGCACGAAATACAGCCCAG GATCCTGAGTCCTTTGAGCACCTCCCGCCTCTCCCGGAACCCCCGCCACTACTGCCTGAACTGGTGGACAAGATCCGAgacaccctcccaccccagaaGCCTGAGCTCAAAGTGAAACGGGTGCTGAGACCCAGGGGCATTGCTCTCACCTGGAACATCACCAAAATCAATCCCAAATGTGCTCCCGTGGAAAGCTACCATCTCTTCCTGTGCCATGAGAACCCTAATGATCAGTTGATTTGGAAGAAAATTGGAGAAATTAAAGCTTTACCACTCCCAATGGCCTGTACTTTATCTCGGTTTTTAGCTTCCAACAAATACTATTTTACTGTCcaatcaaaagatatttttgGGAGATACGGACCGTTTTGTGATATCAAATCTATCCCTGGGTTTTCTGAAAACCTGACCTAG